The Phragmites australis chromosome 15, lpPhrAust1.1, whole genome shotgun sequence genome window below encodes:
- the LOC133893034 gene encoding ethylene-responsive transcription factor 15-like: protein MEHHQSYFWYSEYAAPSAAATSSSSSSSDSLPFNTGGGGEVPAPTSAEVSAPAVGAARSKRSPPNKEAFIGVRRRPWGRFAAEIRDSTRNGTRVWLGTFDSAEAAAMAYDQAALSARGPAAALNFPLELVRESLHALALGGAAASAGDSPVLALKSRHSKRKRRKKSELAAAAANGAVTARSKSTSKNAAAEQKRPFVVELEDLGADYLEELLRISES from the coding sequence ATGGAGCACCACCAAAGCTACTTTTGGTACAGCGAGTACGCGGCCCCCTCCGCCGCTGCgacgtcgtcatcgtcgtcctcctccgactCGCTTCCGTTCAacacgggcggcggcggagaggtgCCCGCGCCCACGTCAGCGGAGGTCTCGGCGCCGGCTGTCGGCGCTGCCCGGTCCAAGCGGTCGCCGCCGAACAAGGAGGCATTCATCGGGGTGCGGAGGCGGCCGTGGGGAAGGTTCGCAGCGGAGATCCGTGACTCGACGCGGAACGGCACGCGGGTGTGGCTCGGCACCTTCGACAGCGCCGAGGCGGCCGCGATGGCCTACGACCAGGCCGCGCTGTCCGCCCGGGGCCCCGCCGCTGCGCtcaacttcccactggagcttGTGCGCGAATCGCTCCACGCACTCGCGCTGGGCGGCGCGGCCGCCTCCGCCGGGGATTCGCCCGTGCTGGCGCTGAAGTCGCGGCACTCCAAGAGAAAGCGCCGGAAGAAATCCGAGCttgcggccgcggcggcgaacGGCGCGGTGACGGCCAGGAGCAAGAGCACGAGCAAGAACGCCGCGGCAGAGCAGAAGCGGCCCTTCGTCGTGGAGCTGGAGGACCTTGGCGccgactacctggaagagcttCTCAGGATCTCCGAGAGCTAA